A portion of the Chlamydiales bacterium STE3 genome contains these proteins:
- a CDS encoding putative tetratricopeptide (TRP) repeat protein (Product derived from UniProtKB/Trembl:D6YUF8), whose amino-acid sequence MQLLEKEKKLSESLLWRLQDNAYTQFGPQAWSQKGVPFYVTSNPYTACSYAQVVFGYLKDCPIDFNETFYLFDLGAGTGRFAYLFLKEFERLIEKSPFAQLKFCYVMTDLAKDNFAFWQNHLLLKKYFAKGVLDYSYYRHTQSQQRLVLEIAQKSIDKPLNNPIVLFANYFFDTIPQDLFRFHEGRLQEGLVSLYTSKKWPNADDPEIINDLSWEFSFFGIDDVHRLYTAHPYYRELIQSYKDQLRDAVVLFPIGAMQVLDFFKEFSSENMLLLAGDQGVATLEQIKSWQPKLALHGSFSIPVSYHTLSNYFLLHGGKAYLSQLSDPAFVVMAGIFSRDNRAFYEAENAFKSFIDAFEPQDYWRLGLELEKAGASLEAILLLIKLGKFDPMNLYGFYERIRAFLPSVTKELKQRVVFTLEKVFENFFPVAEEDGSFIANLGVLFFELQEYQKALDYFQQAMIWLGEKDYLLHNMNQCKALIKKT is encoded by the coding sequence ATGCAACTTCTGGAAAAGGAAAAAAAACTTTCTGAATCACTATTGTGGAGACTCCAGGATAATGCCTATACGCAGTTTGGCCCACAGGCTTGGAGTCAAAAAGGGGTTCCTTTTTATGTAACGAGTAATCCGTACACTGCCTGCTCCTATGCACAGGTAGTTTTTGGCTACTTAAAAGATTGTCCCATTGATTTCAATGAAACATTCTATTTGTTCGATCTGGGAGCGGGAACCGGTCGCTTTGCTTATCTTTTTCTAAAGGAATTCGAAAGACTTATCGAGAAGAGTCCGTTTGCTCAGTTAAAATTCTGTTATGTCATGACCGATTTAGCGAAAGATAACTTCGCGTTTTGGCAAAATCACCTCTTACTTAAAAAATATTTTGCAAAAGGGGTGTTAGATTATTCTTACTATCGGCACACACAATCGCAACAAAGACTAGTGCTAGAAATTGCCCAAAAATCAATCGATAAACCCTTAAATAATCCTATAGTGCTTTTTGCCAATTATTTTTTTGACACCATTCCGCAAGACCTATTTCGGTTCCATGAAGGGCGTTTGCAAGAAGGTCTGGTTTCACTTTATACATCAAAGAAATGGCCTAATGCAGATGATCCAGAGATCATCAATGACCTCTCATGGGAGTTTTCGTTTTTTGGTATCGATGATGTCCATCGCCTCTATACCGCACACCCTTATTATCGTGAACTTATTCAATCCTATAAGGATCAGTTAAGAGATGCGGTTGTCCTATTCCCAATAGGAGCAATGCAAGTTTTAGATTTCTTTAAAGAATTTTCTAGCGAAAATATGCTTCTTTTAGCTGGGGATCAGGGAGTTGCCACCTTGGAACAAATAAAGAGTTGGCAACCCAAGCTGGCACTACACGGAAGCTTTTCCATTCCCGTCTCTTACCATACTCTTTCCAATTATTTTTTATTGCATGGGGGAAAAGCTTACCTCTCCCAACTGTCCGATCCAGCGTTTGTTGTGATGGCAGGGATATTTAGTCGCGATAACCGCGCTTTTTATGAGGCAGAAAATGCTTTTAAAAGCTTTATAGATGCTTTCGAACCTCAGGATTATTGGCGTCTAGGTTTGGAGTTGGAAAAGGCAGGTGCCAGTTTAGAGGCGATCTTACTTCTCATTAAGCTTGGTAAATTTGACCCGATGAATCTTTATGGGTTTTATGAACGTATAAGAGCTTTTTTGCCTAGTGTTACAAAGGAACTTAAACAAAGAGTTGTCTTTACTTTAGAAAAGGTTTTTGAAAATTTTTTCCCCGTTGCAGAGGAAGATGGTTCCTTTATCGCCAATCTTGGCGTTTTGTTCTTTGAACTGCAAGAGTATCAAAAAGCGCTAGATTATTTTCAGCAAGCCATGATCTGGCTGGGGGAGAAGGATTATCTACTCCATAATATGAATCAATGCAAAGCCTTAATAAAAAAGACGTAA
- a CDS encoding Ankyrin family protein (Product derived from UniProtKB/Trembl:F8LEA4) has product MIDFLENLEDRLQRQEKILSEELIRNESLDVEIADYLTEYRVSEEQLTQFVSQKQHFSEENWQDLQKFKIEMENKLTQSLDNIANPLKLKKAYKDRVVPPQWLFVR; this is encoded by the coding sequence ATGATTGATTTTTTAGAAAATTTAGAAGATAGGCTGCAAAGGCAGGAAAAAATATTGTCTGAAGAGCTTATCCGTAACGAATCCCTAGATGTCGAGATTGCCGACTATCTAACAGAATACCGGGTTTCCGAAGAACAGCTGACACAGTTCGTCTCTCAAAAACAGCATTTTTCAGAAGAAAACTGGCAGGATCTGCAAAAATTTAAAATCGAAATGGAAAATAAACTCACCCAGTCTTTGGATAACATTGCAAATCCTTTAAAACTTAAAAAAGCTTACAAAGACAGAGTCGTTCCTCCCCAATGGCTTTTTGTGCGTTAA
- a CDS encoding hypothetical protein (Product derived from UniProtKB/Trembl:Q6MBK9) produces MSKNASLDDSFKIFVEQLRSGNVEQLSEEFTPDFLDLHEKELAFADPVYLKGEAYLAESDLILHLNLSTFAKLPCSICNEWVKVPIKIQNMYYHEPLSAIKSGVFNMLDVLREAILLEVPSFAECHSGSCPKRKELEKYMKPQAQSQDDTGYRPFENL; encoded by the coding sequence ATGAGTAAAAACGCTTCCTTAGATGACTCTTTTAAAATTTTTGTCGAACAGCTGCGCTCTGGAAACGTCGAACAACTTTCCGAAGAGTTCACACCTGATTTTTTAGATCTTCACGAGAAAGAGCTAGCATTTGCCGATCCTGTTTATCTGAAAGGAGAAGCTTACCTTGCTGAGAGCGACTTAATCCTTCATCTTAATCTTTCTACCTTTGCTAAACTCCCTTGCAGCATTTGTAATGAATGGGTAAAAGTTCCGATTAAAATTCAAAACATGTATTATCATGAACCTTTATCGGCGATAAAAAGCGGTGTATTTAACATGCTTGACGTTTTGCGTGAAGCCATTTTGTTAGAGGTACCTTCTTTTGCAGAATGCCACAGTGGAAGTTGCCCTAAGCGTAAGGAGCTGGAGAAGTATATGAAACCTCAAGCACAGAGTCAGGATGACACCGGCTATCGCCCTTTTGAAAATTTATAA
- a CDS encoding Proline--tRNA ligase (Product derived from UniProtKB/Swiss-Prot:Q6MBK1;Gene name derived from UniProtKB/Swiss-Prot:Q6MBK1;EC number derived from UniProtKB/Swiss-Prot:Q6MBK1) — MGKENAISPTRQEDYPEWYQQVVKGADMAEASGVRGCMVIKPWGYGIWENIQKELNDRIKATGHQNAYFPLFIPLSYLEKEATHVEGFAKECAVVTHHRLELKEGRLIPTGELEEPLIVRPTSETIIGDSFSKWVESYRDLPLLINQWANIVRWEMRPRIFLRTTEFLWQEGHTVHATEEEALGETLQMLHVYQRFMEDVLALPVIIGEKSPGERFPGAENTFCLEAMMQDRKAIQAGTSHYLGQNFAKASNIRFSNKDGQTQYAYTTSWGVTTRLIGGMIMCHGDDDGLRLPPRVATHQVVIIPFIPKEEAREEVLNYAKKVAKELEQVHFFGQKVSVHIDVRDRRGGEKNWEWIKKGVPLRIEVGPREITSSSMVVSRRDKPHKEKETLSIAEMHNKIPSLLEEMQKNYFDSAKAFRDENICKEISNFEELKAYFTPKNREKPEIHGGFVLAKWCGDKETEAMLDDLKVTIRCLPIEQSGTEGKCVLTGRPAKLDAIFAKSY, encoded by the coding sequence ATGGGCAAAGAAAATGCGATTTCACCTACAAGACAAGAAGATTATCCAGAATGGTACCAACAAGTTGTTAAGGGAGCCGATATGGCAGAGGCCTCGGGTGTCCGTGGCTGTATGGTGATCAAACCTTGGGGATATGGCATCTGGGAAAATATTCAAAAAGAGCTCAATGACCGTATCAAGGCGACAGGTCATCAAAATGCTTATTTCCCTCTTTTTATCCCTCTTAGCTATTTAGAAAAGGAAGCGACGCATGTTGAAGGCTTTGCCAAGGAATGCGCTGTTGTTACGCACCACCGTTTAGAATTAAAAGAAGGACGTCTTATTCCTACGGGAGAACTCGAGGAGCCGCTGATTGTCAGGCCTACTTCAGAAACGATTATCGGCGATTCTTTTTCTAAATGGGTAGAATCCTATCGTGATTTGCCTTTATTGATTAACCAGTGGGCAAATATTGTGCGTTGGGAAATGCGTCCGCGTATTTTCTTAAGAACCACAGAGTTTTTATGGCAAGAGGGCCATACGGTGCATGCAACTGAGGAAGAAGCTTTAGGGGAGACGTTGCAAATGCTGCACGTTTATCAAAGGTTTATGGAAGATGTGTTAGCTCTTCCTGTGATTATTGGAGAGAAATCACCTGGGGAGCGTTTTCCTGGAGCCGAAAATACATTCTGTTTAGAAGCGATGATGCAAGATCGGAAAGCCATTCAAGCCGGAACCTCTCATTATCTTGGACAAAATTTTGCGAAGGCATCCAATATTCGTTTTAGCAATAAGGATGGCCAAACTCAGTATGCCTATACAACTTCTTGGGGGGTTACTACGCGTCTTATCGGTGGTATGATCATGTGCCATGGCGATGATGATGGCCTAAGATTGCCTCCTCGTGTTGCGACGCACCAAGTAGTCATCATCCCATTTATACCCAAAGAAGAGGCTAGGGAAGAAGTATTGAACTATGCCAAAAAGGTGGCAAAAGAACTTGAGCAAGTGCACTTCTTTGGGCAAAAAGTGAGTGTTCATATTGATGTGCGCGATCGCCGTGGGGGAGAAAAGAACTGGGAATGGATTAAAAAGGGGGTACCTTTGCGTATTGAAGTCGGGCCAAGAGAAATTACTTCTTCATCGATGGTTGTTTCTCGACGCGATAAGCCGCATAAGGAAAAAGAGACACTTTCAATTGCAGAAATGCATAATAAAATTCCCTCTCTTTTAGAAGAAATGCAAAAAAATTATTTTGATTCGGCAAAAGCTTTTAGAGATGAAAACATCTGTAAAGAGATTTCCAATTTCGAAGAACTGAAAGCCTATTTCACGCCAAAAAATAGAGAGAAACCCGAGATTCATGGCGGCTTTGTGCTGGCTAAATGGTGTGGCGATAAAGAAACCGAAGCGATGCTAGATGATCTTAAAGTGACTATTCGCTGTCTTCCTATCGAGCAGTCGGGAACAGAGGGTAAATGCGTATTAACAGGTCGCCCTGCTAAGTTAGATGCTATCTTTGCAAAGTCTTACTAG
- a CDS encoding hypothetical protein (Product derived from UniProtKB/Swiss-Prot:P96554;Uncharacterized membrane protein STKORF319), whose translation MVFLSWVIFGLIIIFLLILDLGVIHRKSHKMSSADAIWTSLFWIGVSLCFNLWVYWVKGADSGFQFLTGYLIEKALSIDNLFVFILIFSYFKTPEEQRYKVLFWGILGAIILRGVFIALGVVMIERFDWLLYFFGAFLIFTAYKLAIEQSKKIHPEKNPLFKLLERFIPITHKVHDGKFFVRLGGALHATPMLLALISVETTDVIFALDSIPAIFGVTTDPFIIYTSNIFAILGLRALYFALANLMDLFHHLHYGLAAILFFVGTKMLLKDFLHFPILVSLGLIALLLAFSMIASLIWSKVEKKNDSEKSP comes from the coding sequence GTGGTTTTCTTGTCTTGGGTAATATTTGGCCTGATTATTATTTTTTTGCTCATTTTAGACCTAGGGGTGATTCATCGCAAATCGCACAAAATGAGCTCAGCAGACGCCATTTGGACATCTCTTTTCTGGATAGGGGTCAGCCTATGCTTTAATCTTTGGGTGTACTGGGTTAAAGGGGCAGACAGTGGATTTCAATTTTTAACGGGCTACCTTATCGAAAAAGCTCTTAGCATTGATAACCTATTTGTTTTCATTCTTATTTTTTCCTATTTTAAAACCCCGGAAGAACAACGCTATAAAGTCCTTTTCTGGGGTATTTTGGGGGCGATTATCCTAAGAGGGGTCTTCATTGCGCTGGGCGTTGTAATGATTGAACGTTTCGATTGGCTTCTTTATTTCTTCGGTGCTTTTTTGATCTTCACAGCTTACAAACTGGCGATAGAGCAGAGTAAAAAAATTCATCCAGAAAAAAATCCTCTATTCAAACTGCTTGAGCGCTTCATCCCTATTACACATAAAGTTCATGACGGCAAGTTTTTCGTAAGGCTCGGGGGTGCCTTGCATGCAACGCCTATGCTTCTTGCTTTGATTAGTGTAGAGACCACAGATGTCATTTTTGCTTTAGATTCTATCCCTGCCATTTTCGGGGTGACAACCGATCCATTCATTATCTACACCTCTAATATCTTTGCCATTTTAGGCTTAAGAGCTCTTTATTTTGCTCTAGCTAACTTAATGGATCTTTTTCACCATTTGCATTACGGTCTAGCTGCAATTCTTTTTTTTGTCGGCACAAAAATGCTTCTTAAAGATTTTCTCCATTTCCCCATCTTAGTGTCGCTTGGACTGATTGCTCTTCTCTTAGCTTTTTCGATGATCGCTTCTTTAATTTGGTCCAAGGTAGAGAAAAAAAACGATTCCGAAAAGAGCCCCTAA
- a CDS encoding Insulin-degrading enzyme (Product derived from UniProtKB/Trembl:F8KVR4;Gene name derived from UniProtKB/Trembl:F8KVR4;EC number derived from UniProtKB/Trembl:F8KVR4) has translation MNEITCNCLKLFDRIKITFFKQLEYMMRALIFLCLFFFQVASSEELKYSIIPDPTGAELLRYTSEAKQIRKIRLKNDLEAILISDSSATTSAAALTILKGSWDNPDEVPGLAHFLEHMLFLGTQKYPIESDYDRFLAEHGGSCNAFTMNDSTSYLFEVNHEGFAGALDRFSSSFYAPLFHPSGLAKERTAVDQEFSLSVNNDGHRSLQLIKELINEPHPCRRFDIGNKTSLHAATEKDLFHWFEVNYSANLMRLFVYSPLSLDELTELVVKDFSPIPNHRIPIKVFDELLFSENSKEKIVYCEGNQNIKSLDITWSMPRDLVVKRESKPELIVSYLLNYQGANSLFALLKDQGLIEDLKCHYSRLSRDSLLMQLSLTLSQKGFEEVEQVIAQCFEAINSLQNKTLPETLLEEIQQIARLNFLFKSHASALDMVMNHAYHLSFEEVSTYPQLTALLNQPNNDDVHNFLAELTVEKAQISLRAPKEILNKALPFKEKWFEIDYAFEPLSPNLLKRLNERHASSKIELPSKNPFLPQDLDLLSKEFLSSKQFLNLSKPEEIVCNRGMQGFYSPDKIYRTPKVFMKFNVKSPTLCSLNPSTVVMNDLFIKLFELESSLLTNEALESGLLFALKKTSDGMAFSFFGFRDSLENFLAHLNLKIGLSQVTAEKFAACKNAVARNYDSLIKEHPLYLASHMARLMLRDSTATAIKKKELLQTVDLKKFQRFVVKLFSKTFVEAFITGNINKEQALSSMKIFQKKLESKPYPIAEHFPPTLIALSPKEGPFFFQMQGESEGNVTFLAVALGDLTPQRKNLQQILKKALGSSFFTELRTRQQTGYAVYRNDMEIDKHLFINLGVQSNSHEPPELLHRFELFLESYALHLTREEMTPGRFEKFKQNLMGELQSPPKDLIQFGEWQFELAFQKKDFFWTEKRIEALEKLNYEEFVDFTKYHLGRNNKKRFGVLIEGTKKQEERFRYRPFSLSKKKLKA, from the coding sequence TTGAACGAGATTACTTGCAATTGCCTAAAACTCTTTGATAGAATCAAAATCACATTTTTTAAGCAGTTAGAATACATGATGAGAGCACTTATTTTTCTTTGCCTATTTTTTTTTCAAGTAGCTAGCAGCGAAGAGCTTAAATATTCTATTATTCCTGATCCAACAGGTGCAGAATTACTACGCTACACCTCAGAAGCCAAACAAATACGCAAAATTCGTTTAAAAAATGATTTAGAAGCTATTTTAATTTCGGACTCTTCAGCAACAACATCAGCCGCGGCTCTTACAATTCTGAAAGGAAGCTGGGACAATCCCGATGAAGTTCCTGGGCTAGCTCATTTTCTTGAACATATGCTGTTTTTAGGGACACAAAAGTACCCCATAGAATCCGATTATGACCGTTTTTTAGCAGAACATGGAGGGTCTTGCAATGCCTTCACTATGAACGATAGCACAAGCTATCTCTTTGAAGTCAATCATGAAGGCTTTGCAGGAGCGCTAGACCGATTTTCGAGTTCTTTTTATGCCCCTCTCTTCCATCCATCAGGCCTAGCCAAGGAGAGAACGGCTGTCGATCAAGAGTTTTCTTTGAGCGTGAACAACGATGGGCATCGCTCCCTTCAACTCATTAAAGAGCTGATTAATGAGCCACATCCTTGTCGTCGCTTTGATATAGGAAATAAGACCTCTCTTCATGCTGCAACCGAAAAAGATTTATTCCATTGGTTCGAAGTCAATTATAGTGCGAATTTGATGCGCCTTTTTGTCTATTCCCCCTTATCCCTCGATGAGTTAACGGAGCTTGTTGTTAAAGATTTTTCTCCAATTCCCAACCACAGAATCCCTATCAAGGTTTTCGACGAACTTCTATTTAGCGAAAACAGCAAAGAAAAAATCGTTTACTGTGAAGGAAACCAAAACATCAAATCATTAGACATTACTTGGTCTATGCCAAGAGACCTTGTTGTAAAAAGAGAATCAAAGCCTGAGTTAATTGTAAGCTATCTTCTTAATTACCAAGGAGCAAACAGTTTATTTGCTCTTTTAAAAGATCAAGGGCTTATTGAGGATCTCAAATGCCATTATTCGAGGCTAAGCCGCGACAGCTTACTTATGCAGTTAAGCCTTACTTTGTCGCAAAAAGGCTTTGAAGAAGTTGAGCAAGTGATTGCCCAATGTTTCGAAGCGATTAATAGTTTGCAAAATAAAACGCTTCCGGAAACCCTTCTCGAAGAGATTCAGCAAATAGCCCGCTTAAACTTTCTTTTTAAGTCTCATGCCAGTGCTTTAGATATGGTTATGAACCATGCCTATCATCTCTCCTTCGAAGAGGTTTCTACTTATCCACAACTCACAGCGCTTCTCAATCAGCCCAATAATGATGATGTGCATAATTTTCTTGCAGAACTTACGGTAGAAAAAGCTCAAATTTCTCTTAGGGCTCCCAAAGAGATTTTAAATAAGGCCTTACCTTTTAAAGAAAAATGGTTTGAAATCGATTATGCTTTTGAGCCCCTGTCGCCCAATCTGTTAAAGCGCTTAAATGAGCGCCATGCCTCATCAAAAATAGAGCTACCGTCGAAAAATCCTTTCCTTCCCCAAGATCTGGATCTTCTTTCCAAAGAATTTCTTTCATCCAAGCAATTTCTAAACTTGTCTAAACCTGAAGAAATTGTATGCAATCGCGGCATGCAAGGTTTCTATTCACCCGACAAAATCTATCGTACTCCAAAAGTTTTCATGAAGTTTAACGTAAAAAGTCCAACTCTTTGCAGCCTCAACCCCTCAACAGTTGTAATGAATGATCTTTTCATAAAGCTTTTTGAGCTTGAAAGCTCTCTTTTAACCAACGAAGCACTTGAATCAGGACTCCTCTTTGCATTAAAAAAAACCAGCGATGGCATGGCTTTCTCTTTCTTTGGGTTCAGAGATTCTTTGGAAAATTTCTTAGCTCACCTCAACTTAAAGATAGGCTTAAGCCAAGTTACGGCAGAAAAATTTGCAGCCTGTAAAAATGCAGTTGCAAGAAATTATGACTCTTTGATCAAAGAACACCCCTTATACCTGGCGAGCCATATGGCCCGCCTAATGCTAAGAGACAGTACGGCCACAGCCATAAAGAAAAAAGAACTTTTGCAAACAGTTGACCTTAAAAAGTTTCAAAGGTTTGTGGTTAAACTATTTTCTAAAACTTTTGTTGAGGCTTTCATCACAGGAAACATCAACAAAGAGCAAGCTCTTTCAAGCATGAAGATTTTCCAAAAAAAGCTTGAAAGCAAGCCCTACCCTATAGCAGAACACTTTCCTCCTACATTAATAGCTCTATCCCCAAAGGAAGGCCCTTTTTTCTTTCAAATGCAAGGAGAAAGCGAAGGAAACGTCACTTTTCTAGCGGTTGCATTAGGAGATCTCACGCCTCAAAGAAAAAATTTACAGCAAATTCTTAAGAAAGCATTGGGCTCTTCCTTTTTCACAGAATTACGCACACGCCAGCAGACAGGCTATGCTGTTTATAGAAATGACATGGAAATAGACAAGCATCTCTTTATCAATCTAGGCGTTCAGTCAAATTCTCATGAACCTCCTGAGCTCTTACATCGCTTCGAGCTATTTTTAGAAAGCTATGCTCTACATCTAACGAGAGAAGAAATGACTCCAGGGCGCTTTGAAAAATTTAAACAAAACCTTATGGGTGAGCTCCAATCTCCCCCCAAAGACCTTATCCAATTTGGAGAATGGCAGTTTGAACTTGCATTCCAGAAAAAGGATTTTTTTTGGACAGAAAAACGTATCGAAGCGCTAGAAAAGCTAAATTATGAGGAATTTGTCGATTTCACCAAATATCATCTCGGTCGAAACAATAAAAAACGATTTGGGGTCTTAATTGAAGGAACGAAAAAGCAAGAAGAGCGGTTTCGCTATCGCCCTTTTTCTCTTTCGAAAAAAAAGCTTAAAGCTTAA
- a CDS encoding Ribonuclease G (Product derived from UniProtKB/Swiss-Prot:P0A9J3;Gene name derived from UniProtKB/Swiss-Prot:P0A9J3;EC number derived from UniProtKB/Swiss-Prot:P0A9J3), with amino-acid sequence MQEILLNVESKEIRSALLKNGQLYDLTVERKKERQLTGNVYKGRVTNILDNIQSAFIDIDEGDNGFIHISDIIENTKKFEQLFEMDFDLDYDIQAVEESKKNIDIDQILRPDQWVLVQVVKEPIGSKGARLTSNISIAGRYLVLLPNSSHRGVSRKIEDRNAREKLKKFIRSFEMPKDMGLICRTASCSADPEMLIDEAHELLSTWQSIMENFQKANNPTLLYEESDLIKRSLLTAIDKRLNRILIDDYYTFQVLKKMSSRYALEHPLRIEYYRDKIPMFERFNVEREIDKALRRKIWLPSGGYLYFDKTEAMHTIDVNSGRSSGSDTDVEESLVRINLEAAEEIARQLRLRNVGGLIICDFIDMRLRKSQRRVLDRLKDCMKEDSAKCTILGMSEFGLVEMTRQRSRGSLGQTIFTNCPYCNGLGLIKTPETVSIEIERTLKKVVGHHQQYAIRLEVHPELDHYLNVIDKEHLAKMAEQMNAHLEFATDDTLHLNDYFFYSTTSNKRIEA; translated from the coding sequence ATGCAAGAAATACTTCTTAACGTAGAATCCAAAGAAATCAGAAGCGCTTTACTAAAAAATGGCCAACTTTACGATCTCACAGTCGAAAGAAAGAAAGAACGTCAACTCACGGGCAATGTCTACAAAGGCCGAGTGACAAATATCCTAGATAATATTCAATCAGCCTTTATTGATATCGATGAAGGAGACAATGGTTTTATCCACATTTCCGATATCATTGAAAATACTAAAAAATTTGAGCAGCTATTTGAGATGGACTTCGACTTGGATTATGATATCCAAGCGGTTGAGGAAAGCAAGAAAAACATAGATATCGATCAAATTTTAAGACCCGATCAATGGGTTTTGGTGCAGGTTGTTAAAGAGCCTATCGGGTCGAAAGGTGCTAGGCTCACTTCAAACATTTCTATTGCCGGACGTTATCTTGTTCTTTTGCCTAACTCTTCTCACCGAGGGGTTTCTAGAAAGATTGAAGACCGCAACGCTCGCGAAAAACTGAAAAAATTTATTCGTTCTTTTGAAATGCCTAAAGATATGGGCCTTATTTGCCGCACTGCTAGCTGCAGCGCAGATCCAGAAATGCTCATCGATGAAGCTCATGAGCTTTTAAGCACTTGGCAAAGCATTATGGAAAACTTCCAAAAGGCCAACAACCCTACTCTACTTTATGAAGAGTCAGACCTAATCAAACGCTCCTTGCTAACGGCTATCGACAAGCGGCTCAATCGCATTCTTATCGATGACTATTACACCTTCCAAGTTCTTAAAAAAATGAGCTCGCGCTATGCTCTCGAACACCCTTTACGCATTGAATACTATAGGGACAAAATCCCTATGTTCGAGCGTTTCAATGTGGAAAGAGAAATTGACAAAGCTCTAAGACGCAAAATCTGGCTCCCAAGCGGTGGCTACCTTTACTTTGATAAAACCGAAGCAATGCATACAATCGATGTCAATTCTGGAAGAAGTTCAGGGAGCGATACTGATGTTGAAGAGTCTTTGGTACGCATCAATTTAGAAGCTGCCGAGGAAATTGCACGACAATTGCGTCTTCGCAATGTTGGAGGCTTGATTATCTGCGACTTCATCGATATGCGGCTGAGAAAGAGTCAACGGAGAGTCTTAGACCGGTTGAAAGACTGTATGAAAGAAGACTCGGCAAAATGCACGATTTTAGGGATGAGCGAATTTGGTTTAGTAGAAATGACGCGGCAAAGAAGCAGAGGCTCACTGGGGCAAACCATCTTTACAAATTGTCCTTATTGCAATGGACTCGGCCTCATAAAAACTCCAGAAACAGTTTCTATAGAAATTGAACGTACGTTAAAAAAAGTCGTTGGCCATCATCAGCAGTATGCCATTCGGCTGGAAGTCCATCCAGAGCTTGACCATTATTTAAATGTCATTGATAAGGAACATTTAGCAAAAATGGCCGAGCAAATGAATGCCCATTTAGAATTTGCCACAGATGACACTTTGCACCTTAATGATTATTTTTTTTACTCGACCACAAGCAATAAAAGGATTGAAGCTTGA
- a CDS encoding Glycerol-3-phosphate acyltransferase,chloroplastic (Product derived from UniProtKB/Trembl:F8KWD8;EC number derived from UniProtKB/Trembl:F8KWD8), translating to MNRLMKALDSYVANGKLPNGLAQNLYRFYESYIAAIAKNGYTNETAFPLIDRLAKEVIKQILHPYRFEPYHQRILKPFNYYEFGLNLIRPLIDLKHSEVRGLERVDQIAQSVKNGENVILFANHQTEPDPQVISILLEKTHPSLAEEMLFVAGHRVITDPLAVPLSKGRNLLCIYSKKHLEHQPELKAERLLHNQRTLKKMGELLNQGGNCIYVAPSGGRDRINSKGEIEVAKFDAHSIELFLLLAQKAQKLTHFYPLALSTFHLLPPPSNVEKEIGENRYANSTPVFLSFGQEILPNSFSHDSSLSKLDRRHNRAEFIWKLVERDYLQLPKTL from the coding sequence TTGAACCGTCTGATGAAGGCTTTGGACAGCTATGTCGCCAATGGTAAGCTCCCCAATGGGCTTGCTCAAAATCTTTACCGATTTTACGAAAGCTATATAGCTGCAATCGCAAAAAATGGCTACACAAATGAAACCGCTTTTCCTTTAATCGATCGTTTAGCAAAAGAAGTCATTAAACAAATTCTTCATCCCTATCGTTTTGAGCCCTACCACCAACGTATTCTAAAGCCTTTTAACTATTATGAGTTTGGCCTGAATCTTATTCGCCCTCTGATTGATTTAAAACATTCAGAAGTAAGAGGCCTTGAGCGAGTCGATCAGATCGCTCAAAGTGTCAAAAATGGAGAGAATGTTATTCTTTTTGCTAATCATCAAACGGAGCCTGACCCTCAGGTGATTAGCATTCTTCTTGAAAAAACTCATCCTTCACTGGCTGAAGAAATGCTTTTTGTCGCTGGGCATCGGGTAATAACCGATCCCCTTGCCGTCCCTTTAAGTAAAGGGAGAAACCTGCTATGTATTTATTCAAAAAAGCATCTTGAACACCAGCCAGAGCTGAAGGCAGAAAGGCTACTCCACAATCAGCGTACCTTGAAAAAAATGGGCGAGCTATTGAACCAAGGGGGGAATTGCATCTATGTTGCTCCCAGTGGAGGAAGAGACCGTATCAATTCTAAAGGTGAAATAGAAGTCGCAAAATTTGATGCGCACAGTATTGAACTTTTTTTACTTCTTGCACAAAAAGCGCAAAAGTTAACTCACTTTTATCCCCTTGCACTCTCTACATTTCATTTGTTGCCGCCACCAAGTAACGTGGAAAAAGAAATTGGCGAAAACAGATATGCTAATTCTACTCCAGTGTTTCTTTCTTTTGGCCAAGAAATCCTTCCTAACTCTTTTTCCCATGACTCCTCTCTTTCAAAGCTTGATAGGCGCCATAACCGCGCTGAGTTTATTTGGAAATTAGTTGAACGAGATTACTTGCAATTGCCTAAAACTCTTTGA